One genomic segment of Stigmatopora argus isolate UIUO_Sarg chromosome 18, RoL_Sarg_1.0, whole genome shotgun sequence includes these proteins:
- the LOC144093045 gene encoding circularly permutated Ras protein 1: MEFACDFVYVPPSLGPKEHQQVFKRSALLPPVNWTRPVAAPPPPPVKVDESPPKVEEWPDKGGRQGTTTSTSTSHFYDNAGLEHKSPKQRTQTRKTALLPPHLRSAENSCLPSPNQTTDRFYDNMDSDSADADRPLRIPDGTGLDTNAAGQMGLSAPPLPPRPIFLKNMPEYVFILPASSSDEKTILCPPSVPPPPALAEDPGSLQGNPNVILVSLGKLLSEKVQSTQGKPTSCTRCGAVLHSTYDNVINECYFCEHGAPSDGLEHGLFSLRPSKKLLSNSQPLLIFCIDISASMSITTQVSVGDEFIHRSRLEFVQEAVLLCVKKLSRKQHETPVGLITFNYEVTVHGYGDFPSRVLQADELMHSDGLKLAASAFATPPPLSSTKDFLEQQVTGLSAEGTTALGPAALVAITMASRHPGSKVIICTDGKANTILGNLEVEDNDARTLLSSTIFYQELGESAVNQGVTVSVLSIEGTDCRLDELGRLADRTGGKVVIANPGMIQSEFEQIIQNNTIATQCTVSLLLPKSLRMRGEKEAGHQTCRKVGNVHPDKEITFQFVANEAEESMPASGSTMSVQLQLRYMLRNGQKMLRVFTTTRNVTNESSVALSSLSLPIIQLNSSQASAALAVRGRFLDAQRESEQQMKLIQRVIEHNRNGEDSETYKEWVDTMEPLYNNIHHLTRGKSVVSDSQSLTDAGAALLYTMKQSNRKTIMIKNQQNLHFSPHWKNSKD; the protein is encoded by the exons ATGGAGTTTGCTTGCGATTTTGTATATGTGCCGCCATCATTGGGTCCTAAAGAACACCAACAGGTCTTCAAACGTTCAG CTCTCTTGCCTCCCGTCAACTGGACCCGACCTGTGGCCGCACCTCCGCCTCCCCCCGTCAAGGTGGACGAGTCGCCCCCTAAAGTCGAAGAGTGGCCGGATAAGGGTGGACGGCAGGGTACGACCACTTCCACTTCCACGTctcacttttatgacaatgctGGTTTGGAGCACAAATCTCCCAAGCAGCGGACCCAGACCCGAAAGACAG CTTTGCTTCCACCCCATCTGAGATCTGCAGAAAATAGCTGCCTTCCTTCCCCTAATCAAACTACTGACAGGTTTTACGACAACATGGACTCGGATTCAGCAGACGCCGACAGACCACTTCGTATCCCAGACGGCACTGGGCTCGATACTAATGCGGCTGGCCAGATGGGAC TGTCAGCTCCacctcttcctcctcgtccAATCTTCTTGAAAAACATGCCGGAGTATGTGTTCATTCTGCCTGCATCTTCATCTGATGAAAAAACAATTCTATGCCCGCCTTCTGTGCCACCGCCTCCAG CACTCGCAGAAGATCCAGGGTCTCTCCAGGGGAACCCCAACGTAATTCTCGTCAGTTTGGGAAAACTACTCTCGGAGAAAG TGCAGAGCACCCAAGGAAAACCCACTTCCTGCACTCGTTGTGGAGCTGTGCTGCACTCCACGTATGACAACGTG ATCAACGAGTGTTACTTCTGCGAGCACGGCGCCCCGAGCGACGGTTTGGAGCACGGCTTGTTCTCACTGAGGCCCTCCAAGAAACTCCTCAGCAATTCCCAGCCCCTGCTCATCTTCTGCATCGACATCTCGGCCTCCATGAGCATCACCACTCAG GTGTCCGTAGGGGACGAGTTCATCCACAGATCACGTTTGGAG TTTGTCCAGGAAGCTGTTTTACTCTGCGTAAAAAAACTGAGCAGAAAACAGCATGAAACACCGGTGGGGCTCATCACATTCAACTATGAG GTGACGGTGCACGGCTACGGAGATTTTCCATCACGTGTCCTTCAAGCAGACGAATTGATGCACAGTGACGGTCTTAAATTGGCGGCGTCCGCCTTCGCCACTCCGCCACCGTTGTCGAGCACCAAAGATTTCCTGGAGCAGCAAGTCACGGG GTTATCAGCAGAGGGCACCACAGCGCTTGGCCCGGCAGCTCTGGTCGCCATCACCATGGCGTCCAGACACCCCGGCTCCAAG GTGATCATCTGTACGGACGGCAAGGCCAACACGATTTTGGGGAATCTGGAAGTGGAGGACAACGACGCACGCACACTCCTGTCGTCCACCATTTTCTACCAGGAATTGGGGGAGAGTGCTGTTAATCAagg CGTCACCGTGTCAGTGCTCTCAATTGAGGGAACCGACTGCCGACTAGACGAGCTGGGACGACTGGCTGATCGTACCGGAGGCAAG GTGGTGATCGCCAATCCAGGGATGATCCAATCCGAATTTGAGCAGATCATCCAAAACAACACAATAGCTACGCAGTGCACTGTCTCCTTGCTACTTCCTAAATCATT gcgtATGAGAGGAGAGAAAGAGGCAGGACACCAAACATGCAGAAAAGTGGGAAACGTGCACCCGGATAAAGAAATCACCTTCCAGTTCGTGGCCAACGAGGCTGAAG aGTCAATGCCAGCATCGGGCAGCACCATGTCGGTCCAACTGCAGCTCAGATACATGCTGAGGAACGGCCAGAAGATGTTGCGAGTCTTCACCACCACCCGAAACGTCACCAACGAAAG CTCGGTGGCGCTGTCCTCTCTGTCGCTGCCCATCATCCAGCTGAACTCCTCGCAGGCCAGCGCCGCCCTGGCCGTCCGAGGCCGCTTCCTTGACGCccagcgagagagcgagcagCAGATGAAGCTCATCCAGAGGGTCAT AGAACACAACCGCAATGGCGAGGACAGCGAGACATACAAGGAGTGGGTGGACACCATGGAGCCGTTATACAACAACATCCATCACCTCACCAGG